CTCCGTCGGGCGCGACGGATCGATCCGGACGTGATCACGGCGATCGGCGGCGTCGCCGCGGCTCACGTCTCGTCGGTGGTCGGCGCGAAGAGCGTCGTCTTCTACGACACGGAACACGCGACGCTCATCAAGAAGCTCGCGTACCCCTTCGCGGACGTCGTCTGTACGCCCGAGTGCTATCGGGGCGACATCGGCTCGAAGCAGCTCACGTACCCCGGATACCACGAGCTCGCGTACCTGCATCCGGACCGGTTCGAGCCCGACCCGTCGGTCCTCGACGACGCCGGGCTGGACCCCGACGACACTATCGCAGTGATGCGGCTGAGCAGCTGGGACTCCTCACACGACGTCGGACAGGGCGGGTTCGACGATCCGGTCGACGTCGTCGACCGCCTCGAGGCGGCCGGCGCGACCGTGCTGCTCACGTCGGAAGTCGACCTGCCGGCCGAACTCGAGCCGTATCGGTACACGTTGGCCCCGGATCGAATGCACGACCTGCTCGCCTTCGCGGACTGTTTCGTCGGCGAGGGGGCGACGATGGCCGCCGAGGCGGCGGTCCTCGGGACGCCGGCGGTGTACGTGAACTCGCTCGCGCTCGGCTACGTGACCGAACTCGACGACGAGTACGGACTCGTCTTCAGTTACAACGACGAGGACCGTCACGCTCGCTCGCTCGAACAGGCGCTCTCGATCGTCGAGCGAGATGACCCCTCGACGTGGCAGCGCCGCCGCGACCGGCTGCTCGCCGACCGGATCGACGTGACGGACGTCATCGTCCGGGAAGTCGAGACCGCCGGCTCCGAAACCGAGCCGGACCAGTCGACGCTCGCACCGAACCCAGGCTAACT
The Natrinema salaciae genome window above contains:
- a CDS encoding DUF354 domain-containing protein; the protein is MRVIVTIQHPGHVHFFKHAIRELQAQGHELHVFARENEVTVELLERAGIDHEVLAGESNSLFSLAAVQATYEARLLRRARRIDPDVITAIGGVAAAHVSSVVGAKSVVFYDTEHATLIKKLAYPFADVVCTPECYRGDIGSKQLTYPGYHELAYLHPDRFEPDPSVLDDAGLDPDDTIAVMRLSSWDSSHDVGQGGFDDPVDVVDRLEAAGATVLLTSEVDLPAELEPYRYTLAPDRMHDLLAFADCFVGEGATMAAEAAVLGTPAVYVNSLALGYVTELDDEYGLVFSYNDEDRHARSLEQALSIVERDDPSTWQRRRDRLLADRIDVTDVIVREVETAGSETEPDQSTLAPNPG